The Fervidibacillus albus genome contains a region encoding:
- a CDS encoding YhdB family protein, whose protein sequence is MNKVDYDRALYFTYHSQWDNLLVLMVRTSDDLLSKKIEQFLHAYYFQQDVDFVKARLLSMLDYVEHANMAATAYQEEQFHSV, encoded by the coding sequence ATGAATAAAGTCGATTATGATCGGGCGTTGTATTTCACGTATCATTCCCAGTGGGACAATTTGCTCGTTTTAATGGTCCGGACGAGCGATGACCTATTATCCAAAAAAATCGAACAGTTTTTACACGCGTATTACTTTCAACAAGATGTCGATTTTGTGAAAGCCCGTTTATTGTCGATGCTTGATTATGTGGAACATGCGAATATGGCAGCCACCGCATACCAAGAAGAACAATTCCATTCCGTTTAG
- a CDS encoding thioredoxin family protein, whose translation MKKILIFLSIMIVGFAALAILNDYDTEQALEDNPYQKEDLNAATIEQLDDPNYKNIILPEQLKTQLENGESVTVYFYSPTCSWCEKMTPIAVSLAKELQIDLKLYNVLEFEEGWDDYDIEATPTIVHFENGKEVARTVGYDEEENLREWFEQFVLQN comes from the coding sequence GTGAAAAAAATATTGATCTTTCTCAGCATCATGATTGTCGGTTTTGCGGCCCTTGCCATTTTAAACGATTATGATACAGAACAAGCTTTAGAAGATAATCCGTATCAAAAAGAAGATTTGAATGCTGCAACGATTGAACAATTAGATGATCCGAATTACAAAAACATCATTTTACCTGAACAATTAAAAACCCAATTAGAAAACGGAGAAAGTGTCACGGTCTATTTTTACAGTCCAACTTGCTCATGGTGTGAAAAAATGACACCCATTGCTGTTTCTTTAGCGAAAGAGCTACAAATCGACTTGAAATTATACAACGTATTAGAATTTGAAGAAGGATGGGATGATTACGACATTGAAGCGACGCCGACAATCGTCCATTTTGAAAATGGAAAGGAAGTCGCTCGAACAGTCGGTTACGATGAAGAAGAAAATTTACGGGAATGGTTCGAACAATTCGTCTTGCAAAATTGA
- a CDS encoding disulfide oxidoreductase — MSNKRRDNLFFISWAVSVIATLGSLYFSEINQFVPCELCWFQRIFMYPLTILLGVAYVKKDWNLSLYMILLSGIGGTISLYHYLLQKLPSLHSQDFCGIVPCTAQYIDWAGFITIPFLALIAFCIIFGIHVYLWKSRKRKGGIFR; from the coding sequence ATTTCGAATAAGCGAAGGGACAACCTGTTTTTTATCAGTTGGGCCGTTAGCGTTATTGCCACGCTTGGGAGTTTGTATTTTTCCGAAATCAACCAATTTGTGCCGTGCGAATTATGTTGGTTTCAAAGGATTTTCATGTATCCGTTAACGATTCTTCTCGGTGTTGCTTATGTAAAAAAAGATTGGAATCTGAGCTTATATATGATCCTTCTCAGTGGAATCGGTGGAACGATATCTTTATACCATTATTTATTACAAAAATTGCCTTCCCTACATAGTCAAGACTTTTGTGGGATTGTTCCTTGCACAGCCCAATATATCGATTGGGCGGGTTTTATTACGATTCCGTTCCTTGCTCTGATCGCCTTTTGCATCATTTTCGGAATACATGTTTACTTATGGAAATCGAGAAAAAGGAAAGGTGGAATCTTTCGGTGA